CCGCAGGCCGCTGTTTCGGATGGTGTCGTTGGACCGGGCGAAACTTTCGTTTTCCGTGGTCAGGGCTTCCTTGCCGGCGAAACGTTGACCATCCGCGTTACGCCGGGACAGGCTCCTGCGTCAAATGGAGCGAACATCGCGGGTAGCCGCGCCGTCGCCGCGCGCATCAGCGTCGTAACGGAAGCACAGACCCTGAGCACTACTGCGGACGCACAGGGCGCTTTCGCTCTTCCGATCGCCATCAACGAGGCTGGTACGTACACGCTCACGGCAACGGGCAACACGTCGGGTGTGACCGTTGGACCCGTCACGGTTACCGTTGTAGCCTCTTTGGCTAACACCGGTGGCAACGCCGCCGGCGGCGCTCCTTTGGCCAACACGGGCGGTCTCGCTAACACCGGTGCAGACGCAAGTCTTCTTCTTTGGGGGGCGGCGGGCGTTGGTGCCCTGGGCCTGGGCGCAGCAGGCGTAATCCTGGTACGTCGCAACAAGTCAGAGGCTGCTGCATAACACCAGCACTGTATAGCACCAGAAAGGTGGGTGCTTCTCCGAAAACGGAGAAGCACCCACCTTTTGTTTTATGTGGTATCAATTTGATCTATGGGGAGACATTGGCGCAGACAACCACGGGTGTACGACTTTTCCATCCCCCTCCCCCTGCCCCAGGTGGCGCGCTACGCACTTCTTTTCCTTCTAGCTGTATCTGCGCTCGGAACTGCAGCATTCGCCCTTGCGCAGACCGCCTGAGGCCGGCTTGAGCTTGCTGCACCGTCAGCGGCCCTGGCAGCTAGTCCTTGTGGCCATGGCCGTACCGCTGGCACTTGTTGCCTTCTGGCCATCGCCCGTGGACAAACCAGTAGCAGGGCAGCTCGTGTCCGTCCTTACCTTCCTCCACCGCCATGGGATTCCCCGCTGGTTCAACTACACATTCATAGAGGCCGCCGCCAATGTGGCTCTCTTTACCCCCGTCGGATTTGTAGCCGCCTTAGCATTTCCATCAAAACGCTGGTGGCAAATTGGTGGTTTCGGTCTCCTGATTTCGGGCTGCATCGAATTGGGACAACTCCTGTTTCTTCACGCTCGCTTTGCAAGCGTGTCAGATGTCGTGACCAACACGTCAGGGGCTGTCATCGGGGCGGTGCTGGCCCTGTGGGCGAAGAAAAAGGGAGGCCCGCCGCCATTCGGCAGCGGACCTCCCAAGAACGCCAGTAGCTGAATTAGCCCACGAAGGTCTTCATCCAGGTCTTCAGGTCCTCACCGAACTCCACCCGCTCGGATGCGAGGGTGATGACGGCCTTCAGGTAGCTCAGCTTGTCACCGGTATCATAGCGCCGGCCCTTGAAGACCACGCCGTACACGCCCGAGCCTTCGCCCTCGCCGGCGGCAAGCGTCTGCAGGGCGTCGGTCAGCTGGATCTCGTTGCCGCGGCCGGGCTCGGTGTTCTCCAGGACGCTGAATACTTTGTGGTGCAAAACGTAGCGCCCGATAACCGCCAGGTTGGACGGCGCGTCGGCGACGGCCGGCTTCTCCACCAGACTGTTGACGCGGACGTAGTCTTCGCCTTCCACGGCGGTGACGTCAGCGCAGCCGTAGGCGCTGATCTGTGAGGGATCAACCTCGATCAGTGCAATCACGGAACCGCCGGTCTTCTGCTGCACCTCCATCATGGTGCTCAGAAGGTCCTCGGCCTCGTCGATGAGGTCGTCACCCAAAAGCACGGCGAACGGCTCGTCCCCCACGTGCTGCTGGGCGCAGAGCACAGCATGGCCCAGGCCCTTGGCTTCGCCCTGGCGGACGTAGTGGATGGGGCCGAGGTTGGAGGCGTACTCCACCATTCCGAGCTTGGTCTTGTCGCCCTTGGCCTCAAGTGCAGCCTCCAGACCGGGCTCGCGGTCGAAGTGGTCCTCCAGAGCGCGCTTGTTGCGGCCAGTGATCATCAGCAGGTCCGAAAGGCCCGCATCGATGGCTTCTTCAACCACATACTGGATGGCCGGGCGGTCAACCACCGGCAGCATTTCCTTCGGCATTGCCTTAGTGGCGGGCAGGAAGCGTGTTCCCAATCCGGCAGCAGGAATGACGGCTTTGGTAATAGCTTTCCCCTTAGTCATAGCTGAACCTTACAAATCAGCGGCGGACAAAGGCAATTTTCCGCCCATGAACTTCGGCTCGCGCTTCTCCTGGAACGCCCGGAAACCCTCCGCGTAATCCTCGGTTTTGCAGAGGCGTGCCTGCTCGTCGTTCTCCTCCTGCATGGCCTGCCACAGGCCCAGCCGCTGGTCACGGATGTGGGCCACCAGCTCCTTTGAGGCAACAAAGGCACCGGTAGCGCCGGCAGCCACCCGCGAGACAATCGCCCGCGTGGACTCCAGCAAAGAGTCAGCCGGCATGGCCCGGCTGAACATGCCCTGCGCCACGGCCTCAGCCCCGGAGATCAGATCCGCCGTGTAAATCAGGTCCAGCGTCCGGTGCATGCCCAGCCGCTCCGTGAAGTACCAGTGCCCGCCCGAGTCCAGCGT
This window of the Pseudarthrobacter defluvii genome carries:
- a CDS encoding LPXTG cell wall anchor domain-containing protein, whose amino-acid sequence is MKKTLTALALAGSIALIGSAPAMAATYPPLPPQAAVSDGVVGPGETFVFRGQGFLAGETLTIRVTPGQAPASNGANIAGSRAVAARISVVTEAQTLSTTADAQGAFALPIAINEAGTYTLTATGNTSGVTVGPVTVTVVASLANTGGNAAGGAPLANTGGLANTGADASLLLWGAAGVGALGLGAAGVILVRRNKSEAAA
- a CDS encoding VanZ family protein, translated to MAVPLALVAFWPSPVDKPVAGQLVSVLTFLHRHGIPRWFNYTFIEAAANVALFTPVGFVAALAFPSKRWWQIGGFGLLISGCIELGQLLFLHARFASVSDVVTNTSGAVIGAVLALWAKKKGGPPPFGSGPPKNASS
- the galU gene encoding UTP--glucose-1-phosphate uridylyltransferase GalU, with protein sequence MTKGKAITKAVIPAAGLGTRFLPATKAMPKEMLPVVDRPAIQYVVEEAIDAGLSDLLMITGRNKRALEDHFDREPGLEAALEAKGDKTKLGMVEYASNLGPIHYVRQGEAKGLGHAVLCAQQHVGDEPFAVLLGDDLIDEAEDLLSTMMEVQQKTGGSVIALIEVDPSQISAYGCADVTAVEGEDYVRVNSLVEKPAVADAPSNLAVIGRYVLHHKVFSVLENTEPGRGNEIQLTDALQTLAAGEGEGSGVYGVVFKGRRYDTGDKLSYLKAVITLASERVEFGEDLKTWMKTFVG